AGTGTTTCTGGCAATTCAGCAAGTAGAAATGCCTTACGAGCCACCTCCCCATCTTGCGCAGCTAAGTCTGGCGGAAATCGCCGAGCAAGTTGCTGCGCGCAAACTGCCTCCAGTCGAAAGCTGGGATCCGCAGCAAGTAACAGACAGCTTCATGCGGATTGCAGCCGATGGCACTTGGTTTCATCAAGGCGATCCAATCCGGCGCCAAGCCATGGTGCGCGCGTTCGCCGGCCTGCTGAAACGCGATGATGCAGGCCATCATTGGCTGGTCACGCCGTTCGAGAAATCAGCCATTGAAGTCGAAGATGCAGCGTTCATTGCGGTTGACGTGGCACGCCGCGATGAAGGGCTCGCTTTCCGATTGAACACAGATGAGCTGGTGATCGCCGGGCCGGAGAACCGATTGCGCGCGGCGGGCGATGCAGACACGCCTGCGCTGTATCTGCAAGTGCGGCGCGGCTGCGAAGCGCGGCTCAATCGCAGCACTTACCAGCAGTTGGCCGATATCGCCCTCAACGAAGGCGATGACTGGACAGTCAGCAGCATGGGCGAGACATTCTCGTTGCTGCCTCAATGAGCGCGCTGTTCGATCATCTGTCGGCTGCATATGAACGCGGCCACGCACACGAAGTCCCCGACTTGCTCACCGATGCCCGCTTTGCTGATGCCAGCCGCACTGCCGAAGCGGCAGTCTTGATCGCTGTGACTGATCGACCCGAACCCGGTGTCATTCTCACACAGCGACCGCAGGACATGCGCGATCATCCCGGTCAGGTCGCATTCCCCGGGGGCAAGGTAGACCCAGGTGAAGACGCGATCACAGCTGCCTTGCGTGAAGCTGAAGAAGAATTGGCCATGCCGCGCGATCTGGTGCGCGTCATTGGCACGACTGATCGATATCAGACCGGCACAGGATTTGACGTCACACCTGTGCTTGCCGTCGTACCGCCCGACCTTGATCTCACGCCCAGCCCCACTGAAGTCGAGGCCTGGTTCGAAGCTCCGCTAGAGTATCTGCTTCAGCGTGATCATTGGGAAAAGCACGAAGTATTTTGGCGTGGCGCCATGCGCAGCTATCTAGAACTGCATTACAACGGTTTCAGGATATGGGGCGTGACAGCAGCGATTATTGCCAACCTTGCACGCCGGATTGCGGCAGAGGAGCTCACCATTGTTCGCTAAGCTGTCCGATGCTGCATGGACCAAGCGTGAAGGTTTGCGCAAGCTGACGGATGCACTGGGTGCAGACAATATTCGCTGGGTCGGCGGCGCGATCCGCGACAGTTTGCTGGGTACGGAGGTCAATGATGTCGATTGCGCTACGCTGCATCATCCTGACAGTGTCATCGAACTGTGCCGAAATGCGGAAATCCGCACGGTCCCAACAGGGATTGAGCATGGAACGATAACTGCCATCCTCAAGTGCGGCCCAGTGGAGATAACTACGCTTCGCCATGATGTCTCAACCGATGGAAGGCGTGCGACAGTTTCCTTCGCGACGGACTGGGAAGATGACGCCGCGCGGCGCGACTTCACTATCAACGCGCTTTACGCACATCCGGAAACGCTGGAAATCACCGACTTCTTTAGCGGACTCGCAGATCTCGAGGCGCAAAAAGTACGGTTTATCGGCGATGCCCGTACGCGCATTCGTGAAGATCACTTGCGCATCCTTCGTTACTTCCGCTTCCAGGCTCGGTTCGGCTCGGAACTGGATGAAGAAGCAGAGGAAGCCTGTAGCGAACTCGCATCTACGCTCAAAGGAATAAGCCGTGAACGCATCGCCGCCGAGCTGATATCCCTTTTATCGCTGCCTGATCCGCATCCGACTGTCCACCGAATGAGAAAGC
The Altererythrobacter ishigakiensis genome window above contains:
- a CDS encoding DUF1285 domain-containing protein, whose translation is MPYEPPPHLAQLSLAEIAEQVAARKLPPVESWDPQQVTDSFMRIAADGTWFHQGDPIRRQAMVRAFAGLLKRDDAGHHWLVTPFEKSAIEVEDAAFIAVDVARRDEGLAFRLNTDELVIAGPENRLRAAGDADTPALYLQVRRGCEARLNRSTYQQLADIALNEGDDWTVSSMGETFSLLPQ
- a CDS encoding CoA pyrophosphatase, producing MSALFDHLSAAYERGHAHEVPDLLTDARFADASRTAEAAVLIAVTDRPEPGVILTQRPQDMRDHPGQVAFPGGKVDPGEDAITAALREAEEELAMPRDLVRVIGTTDRYQTGTGFDVTPVLAVVPPDLDLTPSPTEVEAWFEAPLEYLLQRDHWEKHEVFWRGAMRSYLELHYNGFRIWGVTAAIIANLARRIAAEELTIVR
- a CDS encoding CCA tRNA nucleotidyltransferase; the protein is MFAKLSDAAWTKREGLRKLTDALGADNIRWVGGAIRDSLLGTEVNDVDCATLHHPDSVIELCRNAEIRTVPTGIEHGTITAILKCGPVEITTLRHDVSTDGRRATVSFATDWEDDAARRDFTINALYAHPETLEITDFFSGLADLEAQKVRFIGDARTRIREDHLRILRYFRFQARFGSELDEEAEEACSELASTLKGISRERIAAELISLLSLPDPHPTVHRMRKLGVLQQILPETCPSQIALLEQVIATEKEQGVSAEPMRRMGALLPALTEVAQTVAARLRLSRAQRAHLVSVAERKPEDVNNPRALAYRETLPVATDRVLLQGGDISPLKGWETPQLPLKGGEIVARGVTAGPKVAATLRAVEDAWLAEGFPGRERVLELLDRELLR